The Sphingomonas sp. LY54 genome includes a region encoding these proteins:
- a CDS encoding type II toxin-antitoxin system RelE/ParE family toxin — protein sequence MRWPVIFADEFEADFAALEIVVQDELLARAKLLQEFGPTLGRPFADTLEGSKFANMKELRFDAAGRVWRAAFAFDPQRKAVLLVAGDKSGIAQRLFYRSLVRRADKRFQTHLKRWEAGKGE from the coding sequence ATGCGTTGGCCGGTAATCTTCGCCGACGAGTTCGAGGCCGATTTCGCGGCACTGGAAATCGTCGTGCAGGACGAGCTTCTAGCTCGCGCCAAGCTCCTGCAGGAGTTCGGCCCGACCCTAGGACGGCCGTTCGCGGACACCTTGGAGGGTTCCAAGTTCGCGAACATGAAGGAGTTGCGCTTTGATGCTGCGGGTCGCGTATGGCGAGCAGCTTTCGCATTCGACCCGCAGCGCAAGGCGGTGCTACTCGTTGCCGGTGACAAGTCCGGCATCGCGCAGCGGCTGTTCTATCGCTCGCTGGTGAGGAGGGCGGACAAGCGGTTCCAGACCCATCTGAAGCGGTGGGAGGCTGGCAAGGGCGAGTAG